The window ACCAGAGCGTTTTATCGCGCCCGGCGCTAAGGGAGCGCGCTGCGGCAGTATTCTCCTTTGGCAAAACCTTTCATGCAACCGGCTGGAAAGCAGGCTATGTAGTAGCGTCAGAGCCTTTTTCGGCCGAAATCAGAAAGGTGCACCAGTACCTGACCTTCAGCACCCACACCCCTACCCAGCTGGCGCTGGCAGATTACCTCCAAAAACCTGAAAACTATGAGCACCTGCCACAGTTCTATCAGCAGAAACGCGATCTTTTTTTAGAACTTTTAAAAGGGAGCAGGTTTAAACCGCTACCTTGCAATGGCACATATTTTCAGTTACTGGATTACAGTGGAATCAGCAACAAGCCAGATGTAGAAATGGCCCGATGGTTAACGGTAGAAAAAGGCGTTGCTGCTATACCCATTTCAGTCTTTTACGTAGATAAACAGGATCATGGCCTGCTTAGGTTTTGTTTTGCCAAGCAGGAAGAAACACTGCGAAAAGCAGCCGAATTATTATGCAAGATTTAACGATCACCCTTATTCAAACAGAGTTGTATTGGCACGAACCCAGCGCCAATCTGGCTGCGCTGGAAGAAAAAATCTGGCAGATTAATACAGAAACCGATTTGATCGTGCTGCCGGAGATGTTTACCACCGGCTTTACCATGGATGCCAAAGAGCATGCCGAACCCATGAACAGCCGCACCTTTCGCTGGATGAAACAACTGGCAGCGCAAACCGGCGCTGTTGTTACCGGCAGCTATATTGTACAGGAGGGTGGCAAATATTTTAACCGCCTGATCTGGATGCAACCTGATGGTGAGTATCAACACTATGATAAGCGCCATCTTTTCCGCATGGCCAACGAGCACGATCACTTCAGTCCGGGAGAAAAGCCTATTATTTGTGAGTGGAAGGAGTGGCGCATTTGCCCACTGATATGCTACGACCTTCGTTTTCCGGTCTGGAGCCGCAACCGGGTGCGGGAAGATGGGAATTTATCGTATGACCTGCTGCTGTATGTAGCCAACTGGCCCGCCGCCCGCATTGATGCCTGGAAAATTTTGCTGCAGGCCCGGGCAGTAGAAAATCTCTGTTATGTAGCAGGGGTAAACAGGGTGGGGATAGATGGCAAAGGAATTGATTATAACGGGTATTCTTCCCTGATCAACCCCAAGGGCGAAGTGCTGTACCAGGAGCAGCGGCGCCAGTACATCTGCACCCAGAAAATAAGCGCTTCGGAGCTTAGGGAATACAGAAGCAAATTTCCTGCTCAGATGGATGCTGACAGCTTTACCATCAGTTAAACAGTTCTTCCAGTACCTTTTTAAGCTCCTGCTCCTGCAGGTTGTGGTAGAAGAATTCACCTGCGCCTGCCTTCATCATTTTATGTAAAAGGGGCTGCTCTCCCTGCAGCGCCATTAACAAACGGGGCGGTTTTACTTTTAGAACGCGGTTAAAAAAAGAGGTTAAGCCACTAACAGGTGCCTCTCCCTCCGTACCGGCACCCGCCTGAACGGCCGGGGGTAATGCCTCCTCTGCCGTTTCCGATGCAGCAGCGGGAACCATTGGCGCCCGGGCTTCTGGAGCCGCTACAATAATGGCAGCGCGCTGGCTTTGCTTTAAGAGCTCTATTGCGTACTGCCGGATGCTTTCTTCCGAAAAGTTATCGAACTCAAAAACAGTGATGCCTGCTATCTCCTGCTTTAGCTGCTCCAGTAAGGGAACGGCGTAGGTCGCAGGCGATTCTGTTGCTATACGTATGTATATCAGTGATTTAATCATTTTACAATCAGCAATCGCTTTACTTTTCTTTTACTAGCAAAACGGGCTTCTACCAAGTACATCCCGGCTGGCAGCTGCGGCTCCCACTCTATAATCCGGCTGTCTCCTGTATGCCAGCGATGCACCACCTGCCCCAGGCTGTTCAGTACCCTGAGCTGGGCAGGGGCATTTGTTTCTATCTTAACAGTTTTTGTTGCGTAGGCAGGATTGGGATACACCAGCAGCACATACTCATCTTCTGCTGCAGGAGGTGGCAGGGCCTGCCGGCTGCGCAGCAGCACCAGGCCACCACCAATTTGCCCAACCACCAGCGCAGGCATTTCTTCGGCCCACAAAGGCGCCAGTACAGGCCAGCTCCTATCCCCCAGGCGGGCTCCAAAAGCTGCATCATCTGCCTCTACTGCTATTGCTTCTGATGCTCCGGCAGAGGCATTCGGCCTTAAAAAGGAATAGAGGATACGCACATCTCCACTGGCATCGGAAATAATTAAGTCGGGCTGGCCGTTGCCATCAGCATCCCCTACAGAGGGAATTAAATGTCTCCGTACATTATCGAGTGCAAAGCCTTTATAGGCGGCATCGGTTAATTCAAAAGCAGGAGCTGTAGACGAACCTTTATTTGTGTAGAGGCGGAGGCTTCCGTCAAACCTGCCGGCCAATACATCGAGCAGGCCATCGCCCGTTGCATCGAAATAAAAGGGATAGTCGAGGGTAGTAAGCGAAATGGGCAGCTCGAGCCTGTTTCCATCCCCATATTGTACGGGAGAATCCTTTGAGGCCTGGTTCAGGTATACCAGCACCCGCATCTTGTTCACAGCCCTGTCGAACACCGTCAGGATCAGATCCGGAGCCCCATTGCGGTTATAATCTGCTAGCTGGGGCTGCATGTACTGATAGGCAGCTGCTGAAAGCCCCAGGTAATCAGCATCTTTCAGGCTAAAAGCCGGGGCTGCAGAACTGCCGGTATTTTCATAGAGCTGCAGCTTTGCATAATACCCATCGGGGTACAGCCGGTCCCTGCCGCCCAGCAGCAGGTCCTGGTCGCCATCGGCATCAATATCTGCAAAGGCAGGCCTGGCTTCTTCGCCTGCATCCAGCTGCTGCCCCTGCAGAAAATCTTTTTGCGCAAGGGCATAGCTACCACCGGCTTGCTGCTCGTAGCGCCAGAGCGACTGCCCGTAATCCAGCTGGGCTCCGGCATTTCTCAGGTTATTAGATACCAGTATATCGGTACCCAGTGCATAGGCTGCCGGAAATGAAAAATCAGGAGCCGCTGCTGCGCCGGGAAGAGTGGTTTCAAACTGGTTGAAAACAGGAGCGGCAGCTGTTCCGGCATTGGGCAGGTAATACAAAAAAGTACATTCTTCGTCGCCCAGCAGCAGGTCTGGCACAGCATCGCCGTTTACATCTTTCCAGAGCAGGCTTTTACCGCCGGCATGCATGGGGCGCTGGCTGGATCTTCCGCCTTCGTCGTCGGGGCATGCGGTATAGTTAAGGGCCAGCTCCTTGCAGGCACACTCGGTAAGGCCGCCCCAGTGGCGGTCGGCCAGCTCAAAAACCAGGGTATCGCTGCGGCCAAAATTCTCCACTCCAATATTTTTGTACCAGCGGATGGTGCCGCTGCCTGCAGGATCGAACGCTGCAATATCGATATCGCCATCGCCATCTGTATCTGCAATGAGGGGCACATCGCCACTGTTTACCAGCAAATTTATGGAACTGTTGCTGCCGGGGTATTCCAGGAGCTGGTAGCTGAGGCGCCATGCTGCAGGCTGTCCGGCAGCAGCGCTGTTCTCAAACACCCGCACCCCTGCAGGAGTGTAGGTAAAAAGATCTTCCCTGCCGTCGCCATTATAATCCAGCAGCAGCAGCCAGTTGGAGATATCTGCCGGAAAGCGAAAACGTTCTTCGGGTAACCATATCCAGCCCCCGGACGTTTGTGCAAACACCTGCACTTGTGAACTGCTGCGGTCAAAAAGTACCAATTCTGGCTGGCCGTTGCCGTTTACATCGGCAAGACTGGCTTGTACAGCATTAAGCCCTCCTGCCCAGGGCATCTGCAGGCTTTCCTGCCCTACTACCACCGGCACACCGGTTTCGTAATGGTAGGTCTGCCCTCTGCTGCTGAAAGGAGTACATACAAGCACAAAAAAAAGGCTTAGCAGGTAAAAGTTATGCTGCATCTTGCCAACTTAAATTATTAACATCAATTTACCATAAAAAGAACGAAACATATGCCCAATACCATATCTATTCCTGATCTGTATAAAAAATACCTGGAGTGCAGCAGTGTAAGCATTGATACCCGGAAGCTACCGGAAAACTGTCTTTTTGTAGCACTGAAGGGGCCCAACTTTGATGGCAATGTATTTGCCGGCGATGCCCTGAAGAAAGGCGCCAAATATGCAGTGGTGAGTGATGAAGCACTGGCAGATACAGAAGGCTGCCTGTATGTAGAGGATACCCTGCTGGCCCTGCAGCAGCTGGCCAACCACCACCGGCACCAGCTTAGTATACCGGTAATTGGCATTACAGGCTCTAACGGAAAAACCACTACCAAGGAGCTTGTGAATGCCGTGCTAAAGCAGAAATATAAATCTTATGCAACCGAAGGCAACCTCAATAACCACATTGGTGTACCCCTAACCCTACTGAATGCCCCCAAAGACAGTGAAATACTGGTGGTGGAAATGGGTGCCAACAGGCCAAATGATATTGGCGAGCTGTGCCAGATTGCAGAACCCACCCATGGCCTGATCACCAACATTGGCAAAGCGCACCTGGAAGGTTTTGGCGGCACCGAGGGGGTGATTAAAGCAAAAAGCCAGCTTTACCAGTGGCTTATTGAGCACAAAGGCACCGTGTTCATCAATTCCAGAATGGAGGAACTGCGCAACATGGGCAAACGCTTTGAGCACCCCATCTATTACCCTAATCCCGACGATTATTATCATTGCGAGCTGGTTTCTGCCGATCCTTTTGTAGTGCTAACTGCCGAAAACGGGGAGAAGATAAAAACCAACCTGATGGGTATTTACAACTTCGAGAATATAGCAACGGCCCTGTGCCTGGGTAAATTCTTTGAAGTACCGGAGAAGAAAGCCAATGAGGGAGTGGCCAAATATGTGCCCGGCAACAACCGCTCCCAGATCATAGAAAAGGGAAGCAATTACATTATTCTGGATGCCTACAATGCCAACCCTACTTCCATGAAAGCGGCCATTGAGAACTTTGCCCTGCTGCAGCGTCCGCATAAAATATTAGTGGTAGGCGACATGATGGAGCTGGGTGAGGACAGCGTAAAAGAGCATCATGACCTGGGACGCCTGATCGCAAAATACGATTTTGATAAAACCATCTTCTGCGGCATCCACATTATCCCTGCACTGGATAACAACTCCGACGGTATTCATTTTGAAACCCGCGAAATGCTGCTGAATTACTTTAAAAATAAGAAATTCGAAAATACCACTTTCCTGATAAAAGGGTCCCGCAGCATGGGTCTGGAGTCGATTGTTGAATTATTGTAGCGCAATGACTGATACTGGTTTTGTTCTGGATTTTCTGGCCAGGCTTGCAGAGAACAACAATAAGGAATGGATGGATGCGCACCGCTCCGACTACCAGGAGGCCCGGAAACATTTTAAGGCGCTGCTAGCCCTTGTGCTGGATGGATTGAAGGAGCGGGATGAGAGCTTGCTGAACGTGCGGCCGGAAGATTGCATGTTCCGAATAAACCGCGACGTCCGTTTTAGCCCCGATAAAACTCCTTATAAAACATGGATGTCGGCTGCCATTGCGGAAGGTGGCCGGCATGCGCCTTGGGCACACTATTACTTCCACCTGCAGCCCGGAAACGAGAGCCTGGTGGCTGGAGGGATGTACCTGCCTCCGCCAGATCAGCTGCGCAAGATCAGACAGGAGGTAGATTATAATGCTGCTGAGCTGAAGAAGATTGTAGACAAGCCTGATTTTCAGAAAATTTTCGGGCCCATACAGGGAGAGAAATTACAAAGGCCTCCGAAAGGATATCCTGCGGATCATCCTAACCTGGAGCTGCTGAAGCTAAAAAGTTTTCTGGCCATGCGCACTTATAAAGATGAGGAAGTACGTTCGCCCTATTACCCGGAAACACTACTGGAGGCCTTTACCACGGCACAGCCATTTGTAGAGTACCTGAATGTGGCTGTTTCCTGATCAGCGCTTAATAAATAGTGTATCCTGGGTAACCGAAACAGCGGTAAAAACGCCTGTGCTTTCGCCTGTTAAGTTAGATTCCAGATTAGCCGGCTGGGCAAAAGGATTGTAGTTAGCATCATAGGCTTTTTGCAGGCTGCGGATAAAATTGTAATGACTTTTGTCAAGCCGGTATATATTCACATACAACCACTCACCAAACATCTCAAACTGATGGCCGGTAGATATTTTTAAAGTGCCGTCCATCGCTTTTGCATCTGTCCATAAGCCATCAAAATGGCCCCAGGGCGGGCTTCCCACCACATGCAGCATTACCCGG of the Flammeovirgaceae bacterium 311 genome contains:
- a CDS encoding nitrilase/cyanide hydratase and apolipoprotein n-acyltransferase (COG0388 Predicted amidohydrolase) — encoded protein: MQDLTITLIQTELYWHEPSANLAALEEKIWQINTETDLIVLPEMFTTGFTMDAKEHAEPMNSRTFRWMKQLAAQTGAVVTGSYIVQEGGKYFNRLIWMQPDGEYQHYDKRHLFRMANEHDHFSPGEKPIICEWKEWRICPLICYDLRFPVWSRNRVREDGNLSYDLLLYVANWPAARIDAWKILLQARAVENLCYVAGVNRVGIDGKGIDYNGYSSLINPKGEVLYQEQRRQYICTQKISASELREYRSKFPAQMDADSFTIS
- a CDS encoding fg-gap repeat protein (COG0056 F0F1-type ATP synthase, alpha subunit): MQHNFYLLSLFFVLVCTPFSSRGQTYHYETGVPVVVGQESLQMPWAGGLNAVQASLADVNGNGQPELVLFDRSSSQVQVFAQTSGGWIWLPEERFRFPADISNWLLLLDYNGDGREDLFTYTPAGVRVFENSAAAGQPAAWRLSYQLLEYPGSNSSINLLVNSGDVPLIADTDGDGDIDIAAFDPAGSGTIRWYKNIGVENFGRSDTLVFELADRHWGGLTECACKELALNYTACPDDEGGRSSQRPMHAGGKSLLWKDVNGDAVPDLLLGDEECTFLYYLPNAGTAAAPVFNQFETTLPGAAAAPDFSFPAAYALGTDILVSNNLRNAGAQLDYGQSLWRYEQQAGGSYALAQKDFLQGQQLDAGEEARPAFADIDADGDQDLLLGGRDRLYPDGYYAKLQLYENTGSSAAPAFSLKDADYLGLSAAAYQYMQPQLADYNRNGAPDLILTVFDRAVNKMRVLVYLNQASKDSPVQYGDGNRLELPISLTTLDYPFYFDATGDGLLDVLAGRFDGSLRLYTNKGSSTAPAFELTDAAYKGFALDNVRRHLIPSVGDADGNGQPDLIISDASGDVRILYSFLRPNASAGASEAIAVEADDAAFGARLGDRSWPVLAPLWAEEMPALVVGQIGGGLVLLRSRQALPPPAAEDEYVLLVYPNPAYATKTVKIETNAPAQLRVLNSLGQVVHRWHTGDSRIIEWEPQLPAGMYLVEARFASKRKVKRLLIVK
- a CDS encoding hypothetical protein (COG5587 Uncharacterized conserved protein) yields the protein MTDTGFVLDFLARLAENNNKEWMDAHRSDYQEARKHFKALLALVLDGLKERDESLLNVRPEDCMFRINRDVRFSPDKTPYKTWMSAAIAEGGRHAPWAHYYFHLQPGNESLVAGGMYLPPPDQLRKIRQEVDYNAAELKKIVDKPDFQKIFGPIQGEKLQRPPKGYPADHPNLELLKLKSFLAMRTYKDEEVRSPYYPETLLEAFTTAQPFVEYLNVAVS
- a CDS encoding UDP-N-acetylmuramoyl-tripeptide--D-alanyl-D-alanine ligase (COG0770 UDP-N-acetylmuramyl pentapeptide synthase), whose translation is MPNTISIPDLYKKYLECSSVSIDTRKLPENCLFVALKGPNFDGNVFAGDALKKGAKYAVVSDEALADTEGCLYVEDTLLALQQLANHHRHQLSIPVIGITGSNGKTTTKELVNAVLKQKYKSYATEGNLNNHIGVPLTLLNAPKDSEILVVEMGANRPNDIGELCQIAEPTHGLITNIGKAHLEGFGGTEGVIKAKSQLYQWLIEHKGTVFINSRMEELRNMGKRFEHPIYYPNPDDYYHCELVSADPFVVLTAENGEKIKTNLMGIYNFENIATALCLGKFFEVPEKKANEGVAKYVPGNNRSQIIEKGSNYIILDAYNANPTSMKAAIENFALLQRPHKILVVGDMMELGEDSVKEHHDLGRLIAKYDFDKTIFCGIHIIPALDNNSDGIHFETREMLLNYFKNKKFENTTFLIKGSRSMGLESIVELL